The following DNA comes from Hylaeus volcanicus isolate JK05 unplaced genomic scaffold, UHH_iyHylVolc1.0_haploid 12197, whole genome shotgun sequence.
aaattgtattaaaagtaaaacatCAAGTCTGTAATGGGATTTTTGACTTTGTAAAGACGATGGCGaagtacaaaaatgaaacaagtCCACATTTGTTGAAGGTTCACAACGACTAAATAATTGTTCGAGAAGCGATGTCAGTGTCGCGCGTAGCATTGGAAAAGGATAATTTATGATGCATGTGATAGTGGTTATGACGAAAACTTCGGTTATTGGATATTTTATGATTATTGGCAtgcattgttttttttgtaaccAATAAAGGTGAACTTTGATGAACAAAGAACCAATTATACCTCCTAATAAACCAATTAACGAAAAAGGAATGAGTTCCTGAATTTGCCAAGTTCCTGCTAATGATATTGAATCCATTCCAAATAACGCCAACCGACCTGTACCTCCGACATCAAACCACTTTAAAGAAAGAGCTCCGATAACAGCTCCATAAAAAGCCTTCCATAATGTATTTGAAGGAAAATGAGATGAAACTTCTTCTAAAGAGAATAAAACACCACCTAAAGGTGCACCGAAAGCTATTGAGACTCCAACAGCACAAGCAGCTGAAAGTAATTCcctatattttgttttctcatTTCTGTAACTAGGTGATAAAACAGCTAAAAGTTCTGCCCAACAACAAGCAATATGAACTAAAGGCCCCTCCTTTCCTGAGGATAATCCACTTGAGACTGCTAAGCAAAGACCAATACACTTAATAACACCTACACGAAATCCTAGGAAATTCGGTATACGAAAACCgcttaaaattgttttgacTTCGGGTATACCAGAACCGGTCGCTGAAGAGCAATAAACACTGCACAACCAAGAACCAAGTGTAGCAAAAAAGACGCCGATCAGTAtgaacatgaaataatttatcatataCGATAAAAATACATCTTGTAAACCAAAATAATGACTCCATGAGATCCATCGAGTATTGGAAACACCCTCCATACGTACTAAAACTTTACGAGAAAATTTGCATTGGTTTGAAACGGTATCAACAACAGAACTGGTTCCACAACAAAAAGTACGATTTAACGCAAAAATACTCGAGCAAAATCCAATTTTCCAATCGGAGAGAAGTTGAACAACGATTTCAATCCAATTAGCTGAACAGGCAGTAAAGAGTGCCGTTAATCCTATAATAATCCAACCATCACATTCACCAGTAAACAATAAAGCTAAACGCCAAATTTCTGATagtacaaaaacaaattttgatttaaaaaataactcttttaattcttcataATGTGTGCGCTTTTGAAACCCGAAATTTGAGAAGATTAATGATTGGTACCCGACTTTCTCATAAAcccctttttcttcctttagACTATTG
Coding sequences within:
- the LOC128882987 gene encoding H(+)/Cl(-) exchange transporter 5-like produces the protein MLDLKKIDKGTNENEVEPFLSTHDERLDKIKHTNTVNITLCEDTIELHYRGTPVRDSFRSVRHPLPLNDNSLKEEKGVYEKVGYQSLIFSNFGFQKRTHYEELKELFFKSKFVFVLSEIWRLALLFTGECDGWIIIGLTALFTACSANWIEIVVQLLSDWKIGFCSSIFALNRTFCCGTSSVVDTVSNQCKFSRKVLVRMEGVSNTRWISWSHYFGLQDVFLSYMINYFMFILIGVFFATLGSWLCSVYCSSATGSGIPEVKTILSGFRIPNFLGFRVGVIKCIGLCLAVSSGLSSGKEGPLVHIACCWAELLAVLSPSYRNEKTKYRELLSAACAVGVSIAFGAPLGGVLFSLEEVSSHFPSNTLWKAFYGAVIGALSLKWFDVGGTGRLALFGMDSISLAGTWQIQELIPFSLIGLLGGIIGSLFIKVHLYWLQKKQCMPIIIKYPITEVFVITTITCIINYPFPMLRATLTSLLEQLFSRCEPSTNVDLFHFCTSPSSLQSQKSHYRLDVLLLIQFCFVAAVRFFETCVTFGIYLPVGLFIPTLTVGAVFGRVIGLLVIKTNNRLRFLTCHECIHPGVYAIVGAVAVMGGATRVTISLVVIAFELTGGLSYIVPFMIAVLIAKWVGDALCPLSIYDCYIYMKGYSYLTPHQQVCSDDKVSTTMLKRYPALIQRNNTIPFVENMLTNSSFECFPILTTFEEKRFLGYISRDVLIQVIRNLKKQPSYYTEDVISFIETDEIISLPCTIKEKEAKDIELGTYPRISDTSYNPVPYALDTTKDAPKSHNIYHLMVFQPFRLCAVASMTDAHTIFRYFDVETIWITKNDSLIGVLTKNQMLTYIRKFCNIPLL